The genomic region GTCTGCGGCGTCGACGCGGCAGCGAAATGCGTGCAGCTCGACGACGGCGGCAGCATTCCCTATGACACGCTGGTTCTCGCCACCGGCGCGCGCCACGCCTATTTCGGCCATGACGAATGGGAGCCGTTCGCGCCCGGCCTGAAGACGCTGGAGGACGCGACCACGCTGCGGCGGCGCATCCTGGTCGCCTTCGAGCGCGCCGAGCGCGAGACCGATCCGGACAAGCGCGCGGCGCTGCTGACCTTCGTCATCATCGGCGCCGGCCCGACCGGCGTCGAGATGGCCGGCACCATCGCCGACCTCGCCAAGGACACGCTGCCGCAAGACTTCCGTCACATCGACACGCGCAAGGCGCGCGTGGTGCTGATCGAGGCCGGCTCGCGCGTGCTGGCAGGATTTCCCGACGATCTCTCGGCCTATGCGCAGGCCTCGCTGGAAAAACTCGGCGTCGAGGTGATGCTGGGCGAGCCGGTCACCGAATGCTCGGCCGACGGCGTGGTGTTCGGCGGCAAGCGGCTGGAGGCGCGCACCATCGTCTGGGCGGCCGGCGTGCGCGCCTCGCGCGCCGCCGAGTGGCTGAACGCGCCGGCCGATCGCGCCCATCGGCTGCAGGTCGAGCCCGATCTCACCGTGCCGGGCCACCCCGATGTCTTCGCGATCGGCGACACCGTCACGATCAAGGGCCCCGACGGCAATCCAGTGCCCGGCATCGCGCCGGCCGCCAAGCAGGAGGGGCGCTATGTCGCCGCGCTGATCAAGGCCCGGCTCGACGGCAAGACGCTGCCGCCGTTCCGCTACAAGCATGCCGGCAGCCTCGCCCAGATCGGCAAGAAGAAGGCGGTGATCGATTTCGGCTGGCTCAAGCTGCGCGGCTCGCTGGCATGGTGGATCTGGGGTCTCGCCCACATCTACTTCCTGATCGGCGTGCGCCATCGGATTGCGGTGGCGATGAACTGGCTCTGGATCCACACCCGCGACCAGCGCGCCGCGCGGCTGATCACGCAAGGCAGCAGCAAGGTGGCGCAGTAGGGCGGCTTGCACGCACTAGCTCCGTCATCCTGAGGAGCGCCGCAGGCGCGTCTCGAAGGATGCACGGCCCCGGATCGCTTGGTGTGCGTTGATCGTCTAACGGCGATAGTGGGGCCGTCGATCCTTCGAGACGCCGCTTCGCCGCTCCTCAGGATGACGGAGCCACGATCTGTATCAAACCGCAGCCCCTCACCCCATCACCTGATGCGGCGAGCGGCCGAACGCGGCCTTGAAGGCGCGGCTGAAATGCGAGACGTCGCTGAAGCCGAAGCTCAGCGCGACGTCGGTGACATGGCTGAAGCGCCGCTCGGCCAGCGCCTGATAGGCGCCGGCGAGGCGCTGCTGCCACAGCCAGCGGATCGGCGTCGTGCCTTCACGCGCGAACAGGCGATTGAGCGTGCGCGGGGCCATGTTCTGCGCGGCGGCGATCGCATCGAGATCGAGCCCGGGATCGTCGAGATTGGCCAACATGTAGGCCTTGACCCGCATGAGCCTTTCGTCGCCGCGCTGGGGCGCTTCGTCCGTCAGCTCGGTCTGCAGCGTCGTCGCGAAAATATCGAGCGCCGCCGCGCCTAGCCGTATCGCCGCCGGTCCCGCCGCGTCATCGAGCCGCGTCAGCCGGCGGATCAGCGATCCCGCCAGCGCTCCCACTTTCGACGCGCTGCCGACCCGCCGCGCCGTCAGGCGCTGCGCATCCGGCAGGCGCGCGAGCAGCAGCGGCCGCGGGATCGACACCATGATCGCGCGCGCGCTCGGGGCGAATTCGAGCGTGAACGGCTGCGCCTGGTCATGCAGCATCAGATCGCCCCGGCGCATGCGCACGTCGCGGCCGCCTTGTGCAAAGCCGACCTCGCCGCGCAGCGTGAGCCACAGCATGAAATAGTCGCGCGGATCCCTGCGGACGTCGCTCGCGCTGCGCATCACCCGGATGCGGTCGGCGGCCGGCGTCGACGACCAGATGTCGTTGATCGCAAGCGGGCCGAGATGGCGGATCGAGATCGAGGCCTGGAACGCCTCGTCGGCGACGCGGCGGCATTCGGTCAGCGAGAATTCGCGGCAGGTGACGTGATGCCAGCGGTCGAAACTGTCACCCGGCGCAACAAGCGTTTGCGCGACGACTGTGTGATCTGGGGTCTGCATCGGACCTTGCTCCCGCCCAACCCGGCAGCGGGATATTCTGCGTCCAGCCCTCCGTTCTGGCAAGCAGAGACCAGCGGCTGGCCAGCGCAGCCAAGAACGGCCGCCGCGGCTGGTGTAGAAAACGTCTCCCACCAGGAGAGGAGGCATCATATGGGCTACCAGTGCGACATCATCGATCCGGCGCGAACCGTCATGATCGTTGTCGACATGCAGAACGATTTCGTGGCCGAGGGCGCCAAGCTGCGTTCGGCCCAGGCCGCTGCCATGGTGCCGCGGCTGGCGCAGACCCTGAAGGCCTGCCGCGACAAGGGCATCCGCGTCATCTACACCGCGCATGTGCATCGCCGCGACGGCAGCGACATGGGGCTCTATGACGATCTCTATTCGCCGATCGCCGACCGGTCGTCGCTGGTCGACGGCACCGAGGGCGTCGAGATCTTCAACGACCTCGCGCCCGCCCCCGGCGAGCACGTCATCAAGAAGCACCGCTACAGCGCGTTCTTCGCCACCGATCTCGATCTCATCCTGCGCGAATGGGGCATCACCACGGTGATCATCTCGGGGACCACGACCGAGAACTGCTGCCACGCCACCGCGCGCGACGCCATGTTCCACAATTACAAGGTCGTCTTCCTGTCGGACGCGACCGGCACGTTCGACTATCCCGATGTCGGCCAGGGCGCGCTGTCCGCCGAGGAGGTGCACCGTGCCACGCTGACGATCCTCGCGTTCTCAACCGCGCATGTGATAACGGCGGCCGAGATGCTGGCGCGGGTGAAGGTGGCGGGTTCGAAGGCGGCGTAGGTTCTTCTCCCTCTCCCCGTTCTTACGGGGTCGAGACGAACGAAGCTCGCTCTTAGAGGGTTGGGGTGAGGGGCTCCATCCACGAGCACAATTCGCGCAGAGTCCCCCTCACCCGCCGCGCTCCGGACGATGCTTCGCATCGTTCGGTGCGCGTCGGCCTCTCCCCGCAAGCGGGGCGAGGCGAAACGCGAGACCGGGGCGGCAGCCACCCTCGTCA from Bradyrhizobium elkanii USDA 76 harbors:
- a CDS encoding NAD(P)/FAD-dependent oxidoreductase; this encodes MTQAPAKPHRVVIVGAGFGGLEAAFGLAGAPVEITLIDRRNHHLFQPLLYQVATASLATSEIAWPIRYLLRDRPEVTTLFANVCGVDAAAKCVQLDDGGSIPYDTLVLATGARHAYFGHDEWEPFAPGLKTLEDATTLRRRILVAFERAERETDPDKRAALLTFVIIGAGPTGVEMAGTIADLAKDTLPQDFRHIDTRKARVVLIEAGSRVLAGFPDDLSAYAQASLEKLGVEVMLGEPVTECSADGVVFGGKRLEARTIVWAAGVRASRAAEWLNAPADRAHRLQVEPDLTVPGHPDVFAIGDTVTIKGPDGNPVPGIAPAAKQEGRYVAALIKARLDGKTLPPFRYKHAGSLAQIGKKKAVIDFGWLKLRGSLAWWIWGLAHIYFLIGVRHRIAVAMNWLWIHTRDQRAARLITQGSSKVAQ
- a CDS encoding helix-turn-helix domain-containing protein; this translates as MQTPDHTVVAQTLVAPGDSFDRWHHVTCREFSLTECRRVADEAFQASISIRHLGPLAINDIWSSTPAADRIRVMRSASDVRRDPRDYFMLWLTLRGEVGFAQGGRDVRMRRGDLMLHDQAQPFTLEFAPSARAIMVSIPRPLLLARLPDAQRLTARRVGSASKVGALAGSLIRRLTRLDDAAGPAAIRLGAAALDIFATTLQTELTDEAPQRGDERLMRVKAYMLANLDDPGLDLDAIAAAQNMAPRTLNRLFAREGTTPIRWLWQQRLAGAYQALAERRFSHVTDVALSFGFSDVSHFSRAFKAAFGRSPHQVMG
- a CDS encoding isochorismatase family protein, translating into MGYQCDIIDPARTVMIVVDMQNDFVAEGAKLRSAQAAAMVPRLAQTLKACRDKGIRVIYTAHVHRRDGSDMGLYDDLYSPIADRSSLVDGTEGVEIFNDLAPAPGEHVIKKHRYSAFFATDLDLILREWGITTVIISGTTTENCCHATARDAMFHNYKVVFLSDATGTFDYPDVGQGALSAEEVHRATLTILAFSTAHVITAAEMLARVKVAGSKAA